A genome region from Penaeus chinensis breed Huanghai No. 1 chromosome 15, ASM1920278v2, whole genome shotgun sequence includes the following:
- the LOC125033026 gene encoding esterase E4-like — protein sequence MAFRVLLGLLALTAAASASSDLQDILPSDVPITMMERLTDDAAAARGEYIEHATSMGIAKGRREPSLGVQPLNSHFFSFRGIPFAEPPVGDLRWAEPVDKRGAWPGGFLDATRFRPFCPQYDTESNRVLGKEDCLYLNVYTPYLPGSETAGNKTGQLPVFVFFHGGAFLRGSSSAHGPARLLGHDVVVVTLNYRIGALGFLTTEDAELPGNYGMLDQVSALRWVRDHIAQFGGDSSRVTIGGFSAGSASVHLHMASPLSRGLFHGGLMMSGSGNCEWAVRENLSAFAYQLARGVGCPVTPTALMRTCLSAIPMEDLLTAQAAMHKFGFWPLPFVPTVDGGRRAQPFLPGSMSSLPLSQVPVLLGSVPDEGLLFAAGVLLMAKEPDSAASVYEEAVPYVFNAWHNEHEIPLMKSLAEAFYFTERAKESLDVLLEEMSEALTDYVFGHCVWDDAMLFAENGMEVYTYLNAHRDIDTPTWATPLYDRLRDLGVRTPMLETGVSHGDDMVHLFDFPYTLSKFSARDQMVSTFVTTTWTNFITNGSPVIGDTSQLSWANLDSWTPLQPNQPMSYFRISVEPTMVSRPHKGKERNFWQQVVPSVVSQMPSEAASKGACHRREQASCPVSPRPFAD from the exons ATGGCGTTTCGCGTGTTGCTAGGCCTCTTGGCGCTGACCGCCGCGGCGTCGGCCTCCTCGGACCTCCAGGACATCCTGCCGTCGGACGTCCCCATCACCATGATGGAGAGACTCACCGACGacgcag CGGCTGCTCGGGGAGAGTATATTGAGCACGCGACGTCCATGGGCATCGCGAAGGGCCGGCGAGAGCCTTCCCTTGGTGTCCAACCGCTCAACAGCCACTTCTTCTCCTTCAG AGGCATCCCCTTCGCCGAACCTCCCGTGGGAGACCTACGGTGGGCGGAGCCTGTTGACAAAAGAGGGGCGTGGCCCGGAGGCTTCTTAGACGCGACGAGGTTCCGCCCCTTCTGCCCGCAGTACGACACTGAGAGCAACCGCGTCCTGGGCAAGGAGGACTGCCTTTATCTTAACGTCTACACGCCTTATCTGCCAG GGTCAGAGACTGCAGGCAACAAGACAGGTCAGCTCCCTGTGTTCGTGTTCTTCCACGGCGGCGCCTTCCTCAGGGGCTCGTCCTCGGCGCACGGCCCCGCCAGGCTTCTCGGCCACGACGTCGTGGTCGTCACACTCAACTACCGCATCGGGGCACTCG GATTTCTCACGACGGAGGACGCGGAGCTCCCCGGCAACTACGGGATGCTGGACCAGGTCTCGGCTCTCCGCTGGGTGCGCGACCACATCGCTCAGTTCGGCGGCGACTCCTCCAGGGTGACCATCGGCGGCTTCTCTGCGGGTTCTGCGTCCGTCCATCTGCACATGGCTTCGCCCCTTTCCAGAG GCCTCTTCCACGGCGGCCTCATGATGAGCGGCTCGGGGAACTGCGAGTGGGCCGTTAGGGAAAACCTCAGCGCTTTCGCCTACCAGCTTGCGAGGGGCGTCGGATGTCCCGTCACCCCAACGGCGCTGATGAGGACCTGCCTCTCCGCGATTCCCATGGAGGACCTCCTCACTGCGCAGGCCGCTATGCAT AAATTCGGGTTCTGGCCGCTGCCGTTCGTCCCGACGGTGGACGGGGGGCGCCGCGCCCAGCCCTTCCTGCCGGGGAGCATGTCCTCGCTGCCCCTCTCCCAAGTGCCCGTCCTGCTCGGCTCAGTGCCTGACGAAGGCCTACTCTTCGCTGCAG GTGTTTTGCTCATGGCGAAGGAACCTGACAGCGCAGCCTCCGTGTACGAGGAGGCCGTGCCGTACGTGTTCAACGCCTGGCACAACGAGCATGAAATCCCGCTCATGAAGTCGCTGGCCGAGGCCTTCTACTTCACCGAGCGAGCCAAGGAATCCCTCGATGTTCTGCTCGAAGAGATGTCTGAG GCTTTGACGGACTACGTGTTCGGGCATTGCGTGTGGGACGATGCTATGTTATTTGCCGAGAATGGGATGGAAGTTTATAC TTACCTTAATGCTCACCGCGACATCGACACCCCCACCTGGGCCACGCCCCTGTACGACCGCCTGCGAGACCTGGGCGTCCGGACACCGATGCTGGAGACGGGCGTGTCCCACGGCGACGATATGGTGCACCTCTTCGACTTCCCGTACACCCTCAGCAAGTTCTCGGCGCGGGACCAGATGGTGTCCACCTTCGTCACGACCACGTGGACCAACTTCATCACAAACGG GTCGCCCGTGATAGGAGACACAAGCCAGCTTTCATGGGCCAACCTCGACAGCTGGACGCCCTTGCAGCCTAATCAACCCATGAGCTATTTCCGCATTTCCGTCGAGCCGACCATGGTGTCACGACCACACAAAGGAAAG GAAAGGAATTTCTGGCAGCAAGTAGTACCAAGCGTCGTTAGCCAGATGCCATCGGAAGCAGCAAGCAAAGGCGCGTGCCACAGGAGGGAGCAGGCGTCGTGCCCGGTTTCGCCCCGCCCTTTCGCCGATTAA